A window of the Juglans microcarpa x Juglans regia isolate MS1-56 chromosome 5D, Jm3101_v1.0, whole genome shotgun sequence genome harbors these coding sequences:
- the LOC121264254 gene encoding O-fucosyltransferase 2-like isoform X1 gives MRQRGRSRETPRIHTCVGSETVPESLVPPAFSQSRSPTLPFLAIPTLNFAPQSSNFKNLKRKQNFLAWHTMASTPTTLSDTALESAGKTNEQEPPELGEIGVSDRAELNKARSSSFHSRSNSPTSRSRQDSPSHSPRFSPSRFSNSDRSQASSFSDLKLLGFLWDRKQQLKAQQKGKRKAAKSWYSRKRVKGLVALIGLVGLFFLVNWIMLLRLQDQAVDSKVENSSSVSFPQREEEKWRNGKGKRPQRGIYGRMLALAAHALAERQNKPEPKDLWQEPFVPASAWRPCAEQRNWEPSDGNNGYILVTANGGMNQQRVAVCNAVVVSRLLNSTLVVPRFLYSSVWKDESQFSDIYQEEHFINYLTPDIRIVKELPKDLQSLDLEAVGSVVTDEDIMKEAKPSFYLKKILPILFKNRVVHFVGFGNRLAFDPIPFQLQRLRCRCNFLALQFVPKIQETGALLLQRLRRHVGLPGALDRYLIGSSAGSSNNESSSSAKKTSKYLALHLRFEIDMVAHSLCEFGGGEEERQELEAYREIHFPALTLLKKTTKLPSPEELRSEGLCPLTPEEAILMLAALGFRRKTHIFVAGSQIYGGQSRLGALTSLYPNLVTKEKLLSSAELEPFVNFSSQLAALDFIGCTAANAFAMTDSGSQFSSLVSGYRIYYGGGKMPTIRPNKRRLADIFLKNSTIEWRVFEQRVRKAVRQTKHVQARPKARSVYRFPRCKECMCRTD, from the exons ATGAGACAGAGAGGTCGGTCACGTGAGACGCCTAGAATACACACGTGCGTTGGATCTGAGACAGTACCGGAGAGTTTAGTACCGCCGGCGTTCAGTCAGTCACGCAGTCCGACCCTTCCATTTTTGGCAATTCCCACGTTAAATTTCGCACCCCAAtcctcaaattttaaaaatttaaaaagaaaacagaatttCCTTGCCTGGCATACCATGGCCTCAACCCCTACTACCCTCTCAGACACCGCTCTCGAATCCGCCGGTAAAACGAACGAGCAAGAACCGCCCGAGCTTGGCGAGATCGGGGTTTCTGATCGGGCTGAGCTTAACAAGGCCAGGTCCAGCTCGTTCCACTCCCGGTCCAACTCACCCACTTCGAGGAGCCGACAGGACTCGCCGAGTCACTCCCCGAGGTTCAGCCCGAGTCGGTTCTCGAACTCTGACCGTTCCCAAGCGTCATCTTTTTCGGATCTCAAGTTGCTAGGGTTTCTATGGGACCGGAAGCAGCAGTTGAAGGCTCAGCaaaaggggaagaggaaggccGCCAAATCATGGTATAGTAGAAAGCGTGTGAAAGGGCTCGTGGCCCTAATTGGATTGGTgggtttgtttttcttggtgaATTGGATTATGCTTTTGCGATTACAGGATCAAGCTGTTGATTCTAAAGTTGAGAATTCGAGTTCGGTTTCGTTCCCGCAACGTGAAGAG GAAAAATGGAGGAATGGTAAAGGCAAAAGACCACAGAGAGGTATCTACGGCAGGATGTTGGCTTTGGCTGCCCATGCCTTGGCCGAG AGACAGAATAAACCCGAGCCAAAAGACTTGTGGCAGGAGCCATTTGTTCCCGCTTCTGCTTGGAGACCCTGTGCTGAACAACGGAACTGGGAACCCagtg ATGGAAATAATGGATACATTTTGGTAACTGCAAATGGTGGGATGAACCAGCAGCGAGTTGCT GTTTGCAATGCAGTCGTGGTCTCACGATTACTTAATTCAACTCTGGTTGTTCCCAGATTTTTGTACAGTAGTGTATGGAAAGATGAGAG TCAATTCAGCGATATCTATCAGGAGGAGCATTTTATTAACTACTTGACTCCTGATATTCGGATAGTGAAGGAACTTCCTAAGGATCTGCAATCATTAGATTTGGAGGCTGTTGGCAGTGTT GTGACGGATGAAGACATCATGAAAGAGGCCAAACCAAGTTTTTACTTAAAGAAGATTCTCcctattttatttaagaatagAGTCGTAcattttgttggatttgggaATCGATTGGCATTTGACCCGATACCATTTCAGTTGCAG AGACTTCGATGCAGATGTAATTTTCTTGCACTGCAATTTGTTCCAAAAATTCAAGAAACTGGTGCTTTGCTTCTTCAAAGGTTACGCCGGCATGTAGGTCTCCCTGGAGCACTGGATCGTTATCTTATTGGTTCATCTGCAGGATCAAGTAATAATGAAAGCAGTAGCAGTGCTAAGAAAACTTCCAAATATCTAGCTCTGCACCTGAGATTTGAAATTGACATGGTAGCTCATTCTTTATGTGAATTTGGTGGGGGTGAAGAAGAGAGACAAGAGTTGGAAGCATATCGTGAAATCCATTTCCCTGCATTGACACTTCTCAAGAAAACCACAAA GTTACCCTCTCCTGAAGAACTCAGGTCAGAAGGCCTTTGCCCTTTAACACCTGAGGAAGCAATACTTATGCTTGCTGCACTTGGTTTCAGACGCAAGACGCATATATTTGTGGCAGGTTCACAAATATATGGGGGTCAGTCTAGGTTGGGGGCTTTGACCAGCTTGTATCCTAATTTGGTTACTAAAGAAAAGCTGCTTTCATCAGCTGAACTTGAACCATTTGTGAATTTTTCATCTCAG TTAGCGGCTCTGGACTTCATAGGCTGTACTGCTGCAAATGCATTTGCAATGACTGATTCAGGGAGTCAGTTTTCATCTTTAGTGTCTGGGTATCGAATATACTATGGTGGAGGGAAAATGCCAACAATACGACCAAATAAACGCAGGCTTGCTGACATCTTTTTGAAGAATTCCACCATAGAATGGCGCGTGTTTGAACAGAGAGTGAGGAAGGCAGTTAGACAAACTAAACATGTCCAGGCAAGGCCGAAGGCGAGGAGTGTTTACAGGTTTCCACGGTGTAAAGAGTGTATGTGCAGGACAGATTAA
- the LOC121264254 gene encoding O-fucosyltransferase 15-like isoform X2: MGPEAAVEGSAKGEEEGRQIMDQAVDSKVENSSSVSFPQREEEKWRNGKGKRPQRGIYGRMLALAAHALAERQNKPEPKDLWQEPFVPASAWRPCAEQRNWEPSDGNNGYILVTANGGMNQQRVAVCNAVVVSRLLNSTLVVPRFLYSSVWKDESQFSDIYQEEHFINYLTPDIRIVKELPKDLQSLDLEAVGSVVTDEDIMKEAKPSFYLKKILPILFKNRVVHFVGFGNRLAFDPIPFQLQRLRCRCNFLALQFVPKIQETGALLLQRLRRHVGLPGALDRYLIGSSAGSSNNESSSSAKKTSKYLALHLRFEIDMVAHSLCEFGGGEEERQELEAYREIHFPALTLLKKTTKLPSPEELRSEGLCPLTPEEAILMLAALGFRRKTHIFVAGSQIYGGQSRLGALTSLYPNLVTKEKLLSSAELEPFVNFSSQLAALDFIGCTAANAFAMTDSGSQFSSLVSGYRIYYGGGKMPTIRPNKRRLADIFLKNSTIEWRVFEQRVRKAVRQTKHVQARPKARSVYRFPRCKECMCRTD, from the exons ATGGGACCGGAAGCAGCAGTTGAAGGCTCAGCaaaaggggaagaggaaggccGCCAAATCATG GATCAAGCTGTTGATTCTAAAGTTGAGAATTCGAGTTCGGTTTCGTTCCCGCAACGTGAAGAG GAAAAATGGAGGAATGGTAAAGGCAAAAGACCACAGAGAGGTATCTACGGCAGGATGTTGGCTTTGGCTGCCCATGCCTTGGCCGAG AGACAGAATAAACCCGAGCCAAAAGACTTGTGGCAGGAGCCATTTGTTCCCGCTTCTGCTTGGAGACCCTGTGCTGAACAACGGAACTGGGAACCCagtg ATGGAAATAATGGATACATTTTGGTAACTGCAAATGGTGGGATGAACCAGCAGCGAGTTGCT GTTTGCAATGCAGTCGTGGTCTCACGATTACTTAATTCAACTCTGGTTGTTCCCAGATTTTTGTACAGTAGTGTATGGAAAGATGAGAG TCAATTCAGCGATATCTATCAGGAGGAGCATTTTATTAACTACTTGACTCCTGATATTCGGATAGTGAAGGAACTTCCTAAGGATCTGCAATCATTAGATTTGGAGGCTGTTGGCAGTGTT GTGACGGATGAAGACATCATGAAAGAGGCCAAACCAAGTTTTTACTTAAAGAAGATTCTCcctattttatttaagaatagAGTCGTAcattttgttggatttgggaATCGATTGGCATTTGACCCGATACCATTTCAGTTGCAG AGACTTCGATGCAGATGTAATTTTCTTGCACTGCAATTTGTTCCAAAAATTCAAGAAACTGGTGCTTTGCTTCTTCAAAGGTTACGCCGGCATGTAGGTCTCCCTGGAGCACTGGATCGTTATCTTATTGGTTCATCTGCAGGATCAAGTAATAATGAAAGCAGTAGCAGTGCTAAGAAAACTTCCAAATATCTAGCTCTGCACCTGAGATTTGAAATTGACATGGTAGCTCATTCTTTATGTGAATTTGGTGGGGGTGAAGAAGAGAGACAAGAGTTGGAAGCATATCGTGAAATCCATTTCCCTGCATTGACACTTCTCAAGAAAACCACAAA GTTACCCTCTCCTGAAGAACTCAGGTCAGAAGGCCTTTGCCCTTTAACACCTGAGGAAGCAATACTTATGCTTGCTGCACTTGGTTTCAGACGCAAGACGCATATATTTGTGGCAGGTTCACAAATATATGGGGGTCAGTCTAGGTTGGGGGCTTTGACCAGCTTGTATCCTAATTTGGTTACTAAAGAAAAGCTGCTTTCATCAGCTGAACTTGAACCATTTGTGAATTTTTCATCTCAG TTAGCGGCTCTGGACTTCATAGGCTGTACTGCTGCAAATGCATTTGCAATGACTGATTCAGGGAGTCAGTTTTCATCTTTAGTGTCTGGGTATCGAATATACTATGGTGGAGGGAAAATGCCAACAATACGACCAAATAAACGCAGGCTTGCTGACATCTTTTTGAAGAATTCCACCATAGAATGGCGCGTGTTTGAACAGAGAGTGAGGAAGGCAGTTAGACAAACTAAACATGTCCAGGCAAGGCCGAAGGCGAGGAGTGTTTACAGGTTTCCACGGTGTAAAGAGTGTATGTGCAGGACAGATTAA
- the LOC121264257 gene encoding chromatin remodeling protein EBS-like: MAKTRPGKRDIDSYTIRGTNKVVRAGDCVLMRPSDTGKPPYVARIEKIEMDGRNNVKVRVRWYYRPEESIGGRRQFHGAKELFLSDHYDVQSAHTIEGKCTVHSFKNYTKLENVGAEDYYCRFEYKAATGGFTPDRVAVYCKCEMPYNPDDLMVQCEGCKDWYHPACVGMTIEEAKKLDRFVCSECSSDEDVKKPQITFSASPAADAKVEPKRRRR, from the exons ATGGCCAAAACTAGACCTGGCAAAAGGGACATAGATTCCTACACCATTAGAGGCACCAACAAGGTTGTCAGAG CTGGGGACTGCGTGCTGATGCGACCATCGGACACGGGTAAGCCCCCATATGTGGCGCGCATAGAAAAGATCGAGATGGATGGTCGGAACAACGTGAAGGTGAGGGTGAGGTGGTACTATCGGCCCGAGGAGTCAATCGGAGGGCGGAGACAGTTCCACGGAGCCAAGGAACTCTTCTTGTCCGACCACTATGACGTGCAGAGCGCCCACACTATCGAAGGGAAGTGCACCGTTCACTCTTTCAAGAACTACACCAAGCTTGAGAATGTTGGGGCTGAAGATTACTATTGCCGATTTGAGTACAAGGCTGCTACTGGAGGGTTCACTCCCGACCGAGTGGCCGT GTACTGCAAATGTGAGATGCCTTACAACCCGGATGACCTCATGGTGCAATGTGAGGGGTGCAAGGATTG GTATCATCCTGCTTGTGTGGGCATGACCATTGAAGAAGCTAAAAAATTGGATCGCTTTGTGTGTTCTGAATGTTCATCTGATGAGGATGTTAAAAAACCCCAGATTACATTTTCAGCATCACCAGCTGCTGATGCCAAG GTGGAGCCCAAGCGTCGGAGGAGATGA